The Vigna unguiculata cultivar IT97K-499-35 chromosome 6, ASM411807v1, whole genome shotgun sequence genome contains a region encoding:
- the LOC114189187 gene encoding stigma-specific STIG1-like protein 1 → MKSLLQILFLVAMLMPLVTADSQTLHQKESPFLSTIKSHNNTKNSVTPSSESEELASLRGAKSLHGRGAMTCDKYPRVCRAKGSEGPDCCKKKCVNVSRDRNNCGMCGKKCKYSQVCCKGKCVNPMSDKHHCGKCGNKCTKGDFCVFGLCSYA, encoded by the coding sequence ATGAAGTCCCTTCTTCAGATACTCTTTCTTGTGGCCATGCTAATGCCTTTGGTCACTGCTGATTCACAAACACTACACCAAAAAGAATCACCATTCCTCAGCACCATCAAAAGCCACAACAATACAAAAAACTCAGTTACCCCATCTTCTGAAAGTGAAGAATTAGCCTCTCTCCGTGGAGCCAAAAGCCTCCATGGCCGTGGGGCCATGACTTGTGATAAATACCCGAGAGTTTGTCGCGCTAAGGGCAGCGAAGGACCTGATTGTTGCAAGAAGAAATGTGTGAATGTGTCGAGGGACAGAAATAACTGTGGCATGTGTGGGAAAAAGTGCAAGTACTCGCAAGTGTGTTGCAAAGGTAAGTGTGTGAATCCTATGTCTGACAAGCACCATTGTGGAAAATGTGGCAACAAGTGCACCAAAGGGGATTTCTGCGTTTTTGGTTTGTGTAGCTATGCGTGA
- the LOC114186574 gene encoding stigma-specific STIG1-like protein 1, which produces MKLLKTLFLVLFIMALAITVATSSEWNEETKSLRGTSRFLSQNGRVALTCEKNPKICLVKGSAGPDCCNNKCVKFLTDRQNCGRCGKKCSFGKICCEGKCVNPNTNKKHCGKCGNKCNAKGSCVFGMCSYA; this is translated from the coding sequence ATGAAGTTGTTGAAGACCCTCTTCCTTGTGCTCTTCATAATGGCTTTGGCCATTACTGTAGCAACATCTTCAGAGTGGAATGAAGAGACAAAGTCTCTCCGAGGAACAAGCCGGTTCCTTTCCCAGAATGGAAGGGTGGCGTTGACATGTGAAAAAAACCCAAAGATATGCCTTGTTAAAGGTAGTGCAGGGCCTGATTGCTGCAACAACAAGTGTGTGAAGTTTTTGACAGATCGACAAAACTGTGGGAGGTGTGGAAAGAAATGCAGCTTCGGAAAGATATGCTGTGAAGGGAAGTGCGTGAACCCTAACACTAACAAGAAGCATTGTGGCAAATGTGGCAACAAGTGCAACGCCAAAGGTTCTTGTGTTTTCGGGATGTGCAGCTATGCATAG
- the LOC114187151 gene encoding pyridoxal phosphate homeostasis protein-like has product MASSAAPSLKAVLDRVQGATERSGRNLQEIRVVAASKTKSVSALRQVYDAGHRSFGENYVQEILQKAPELPDDIEWHLIGNLQSNKVKPLIAGVPNLACVETVDDEKIANLLDRAVANVGRKPLKVFVQVNTSGETSKFGVEPALCVDLAKHITNCPNLEFSGLMTIGMLDYSSTPENFKMLSNCRSEVCKALGIPETQCELSMGMTGDFEQAIEMGSTNVRIGTAIFGAREYPKKDEK; this is encoded by the exons ATGGCATCGTCAGCAGCGCCGTCGCTGAAAGCGGTACTGGACCGCGTCCAAGGGGCTACTGAGCGCTCTGGCCGGAATTTGCAAGAGATCCGTGTTGTGGCGGCTAGCAAGACCAAGTCAGTTTCTGCTCTCCGTCAGGTATACGACGCCGGCCATAGATCCTTCGGCGAGAACTACGTTCAGGAAATCCTTCAAAAGGCTCCAGAG CTTCCCGATGACATCGAGTGGCATCTCATTGGCAATTTGCAGAGTAACAAAGTCAAGCCTCTTATCG CTGGTGTTCCCAACCTTGCTTGTGTAGAAACTGTGGATGACGAGAAG ATTGCAAATCTTCTTGATCGTGCTGTAGCAAATGTTGGGAGGAAACCGTTGAAAGTTTTTGTTCAAGTGAATACGAGTGGAGAAACCT CCAAATTTGGTGTTGAACCGGCTCTGTGTGTGGATCTTGCAAAGCACATCACAAACTGCCCAAACCTTGAGTTTTCTGGTCTAATGACAATTGGCATGCTAGATTATTCATCCACCCCCGAAAATTTTAAG ATGTTGTCCAATTGCAGAAGTGAAGTTTGTAAAGCACTTGGAATACCAGAAACGCAATGTGAGCTATCAATGGGAATGACTGGGGACTTTGAGCAAGCT ATCGAGATGGGAAGTACAAATGTTAGGATTGGGACTGCCATATTTGGAGCCAGAGAATATCCAAAGAAAGACGAGAAGTAG